The genome window TAATATTACCTTTCTGATTATGTCCACCTCATTTCTTAGTCCTGAGGTTCTATTATAATAGATTTAATAGTATTTGGGACATAGTCACTTGTGATATATTAAGACATTATCATATATGGATCATAGGTTTGATTTTGATTCTTGAAAACCCCTTGACAAGGGATCGAACCACTGATATACTTATACAAGTTAAAAGAAAGTAGAGGGTTCGCTTCTCACCTTACAACCATGGTTCGTAAGGTAAATAAAAATTGGACACAAACTCAAATATGGGTTTTGTAGAGCAATTTTTGTGGGGCGAATAGTATCTAAACTATTCGTTTTTTTTATTTTAACAGGAGGTGCTATACAATTAAAGAAAACAAAGGAACGCAATTAAACGAAGAAATTCGTGACAAAGAAGTACGATTGGTTTCTGATGATGGTGAACAGCTGGGAGTAATGTCTGGTAAAGAAGCCCAGGCAATAGCTAGTGAACGGGGACTGGATCTGGTGAAAATTGCACCAAAAGCCAAACCACCGGTGTGCAAAATCATGGATTATGGCAAGTTTAAGTACGAGCAGGCAAAAAAAGAAAAAGAAGCTAAGAAAAAACAAAAAGTTATTACTGTAAAAGAAGTACGACTGAGTCCGAACATTGAGGAACATGACCTGAATATCAAAGCCAATCAAGCCCATAAATTCTTAAAAAATGAAGATAAGGTGAAAGTCACCCTTCGTTTTAGAGG of Isachenkonia alkalipeptolytica contains these proteins:
- the infC gene encoding translation initiation factor IF-3, translating into MKENKGTQLNEEIRDKEVRLVSDDGEQLGVMSGKEAQAIASERGLDLVKIAPKAKPPVCKIMDYGKFKYEQAKKEKEAKKKQKVITVKEVRLSPNIEEHDLNIKANQAHKFLKNEDKVKVTLRFRGREMKNTQKGHEIMEKFRKTLEDVCVVEKSAKLEGRQMIMVLAPKKEQA